From the genome of Staphylococcus haemolyticus, one region includes:
- the secY2 gene encoding accessory Sec system protein translocase subunit SecY2, with protein MIKKHEYKILYKRILFTCFILIVYIFGSNISIVGSEGIYDNKDTFFKLAVSNVGGDLHTLNVFSLGLGPWLTSLVIIMLLNYRNLDQATKQTRSEKHYKERIITIVFAIFQSYFVISTYIHNNFIKDSNIILLMLILVAGTMLLVWLADQNITYGICGPMPIVLTSLIKSLFNNQHFFKLSVSVLLLILVIVTLVIALLILLFIELSEYRLNYKDIMNNSTNKTPTYLAWKLNPAGSISIMISLSVYVLLNNMINLIATLLGSNANFEFLSFANPIGIMFYIVLQIVLSYLLSRFLINTKKKADEFLKNGNYFDSIRPGRETERYLNSKARRVCWTGAILVALILAVPLYSTLLVPNLSTEIYFSMQLIILVYISINIGETIRTYLYFDRYKQILNKYW; from the coding sequence TTGTTTACATTTTTGGAAGTAATATTTCAATAGTGGGTTCGGAAGGTATTTATGATAACAAAGATACATTTTTCAAATTAGCAGTTTCAAATGTAGGTGGGGATCTTCATACATTAAATGTATTCTCATTAGGTCTTGGACCTTGGTTAACATCACTAGTTATCATTATGTTATTAAATTATCGTAATTTGGATCAAGCAACGAAACAAACACGTTCTGAAAAGCATTATAAGGAAAGAATTATAACAATAGTGTTTGCAATATTTCAAAGTTATTTTGTAATCAGTACGTATATTCATAATAACTTTATTAAAGATTCAAACATCATTTTACTCATGCTAATTCTTGTTGCGGGGACAATGTTATTGGTTTGGTTAGCAGATCAAAATATTACATACGGTATTTGTGGTCCAATGCCAATTGTATTAACAAGTTTAATCAAATCATTATTTAATAACCAACACTTTTTTAAGTTAAGTGTAAGTGTCTTATTACTTATATTAGTAATTGTGACATTAGTCATAGCATTACTCATTCTATTATTTATTGAGTTATCGGAATATCGACTCAATTACAAAGACATCATGAATAACTCTACGAATAAGACACCAACATATTTAGCATGGAAATTAAATCCGGCTGGAAGTATTTCAATTATGATTAGTTTATCAGTATACGTACTGTTAAATAATATGATTAATTTAATAGCTACATTGCTCGGGTCAAACGCAAATTTCGAATTTTTAAGTTTTGCTAATCCGATAGGTATTATGTTTTATATTGTGTTACAAATCGTACTGAGTTACTTGCTGTCACGATTTTTGATTAATACTAAGAAAAAGGCGGATGAATTTCTAAAGAATGGGAATTATTTTGATTCTATACGTCCGGGTCGTGAGACAGAGCGGTATTTAAATAGTAAGGCTAGAAGAGTATGTTGGACTGGTGCCATATTGGTAGCATTGATTCTGGCAGTGCCATTATATTCAACATTGTTGGTGCCCAATCTATCAACAGAAATTTACTTTTCAATGCAACTGATTATCTTAGTGTACATCAGTATTAATATTGGTGAGACGATTCGCACGTACTTATACTTTGATCGTTACAAGCAAATCTTGAATAAATATTGGTAG